TCACGTCCGCAGAGTTCGCAGACAGTGTTCCGTCCACATCTGTCTTCGTGATGTCCGTACTTTTGACAGTTACGGCACCGCAGAGGGTTGGGGATGTAGGCGGAGACACCGTGCCTCTGGTAACCTATTGTTACTGTCTGATGTAGCTGCGGCACTCCGAACGTGAGAATAAAAGTGTTCGTATTAATTGTTTGGCCGTTGCGTCTGGAACGGATCCGCCTAACCTCCGAAACATGGATGTTCTCAACATGTTGGAAGTACTCCACTATGTCGGCCTCGGAGTCGTTCTTCAATGCCGGGCACCTGATTACTCCCTTTGAAGAATTCAGTGAGGCGTGGGGCTTCACCTCGACATTGAGACCGGCAAAACTGGAAGTACCCATGAGGTTAACCGCCTGTTGACGGCGGTAAACCTCAATGAGGAGAACACCCGATCTCATTGGCTTGACGGATTTTACCTCGCCCGCTATTCCCTGAATTCCCTTCCTCAACAGGATGGGCGATAACTCTTATCTCTGGAGGACATGGTTAGGAAATGAGGGAACAACGGAGAGGCTCCAGTTCCAGATGTTGTTTTGGTTGCGTTTTGGGTTTGATTTGGCTTTTGTTTGTGGGGTTGAATTaggtattgtttttgtttgtggtgTGTCTGTTGTGTTTGATGACTCGCCTTTGCGTTTTGTGTCATTTTTATCGTTTGTACCCATATGTGTGTAGAAATTGTTCACTATTTTTGTCCCCGCCTGCCACGGAGCCCAACTAGTGGACACATTTTTTGGCACAGGTCTCCAGTGTCGAAAGTGTCAGGGTTACATAAAATACTATACTCGAAAGAGAAAGCAGCAGTTTGGTTCTCCCGCGATTGCCCCTAAGTCACTGTCGTCTGGAGACGTGACCAGCcaattgaaaatacagggaccATATTGCCACCCGTCTAGTCCGAGTCTGAAGCCAAAGTCGTGTGTTGCAGACTGGCATGATTTATAATCAACATCCAAACTACTCAACCACCAGGACCTTCTTCCCCGGATTTACGGGAGGCAAACAACGGCAAACGGTTTGGCTCAAAATTGAGCTACTGAATGATGTACGCAAGCTGTTACAGCATTTCAAAGGGACTGGTATTAAATTTAAACCTACCAAATCTAACCTACTCTGACTGAAGGCGAGATACTTGGGTCAACTGGTCTCTGTAGAATGATGTACagtagatacatgtacagacGAAAACAAAGCTATGACTTCGCTGAATGAGAGGCGACCCAGCGTAATATCTGAGGTTTGACAGCTGTAAGGGCTTTTGAATATTATCTTGCGTATATTCCGCATATTACGCCAGTTCATCCTGCATACAGACGCTCACAAGAAGATATCGCGCCATTCTTTACTAGTGAGGTGACACatgtttcagcagttttcatcaaaaccgctcaatatctaagtttcgaccaataaaaagactgtGTGGTTcataagacaaaaaaaaacccatacaGTTGAACTTGCAGTCCCCTAATGCCACCTTTTACCAAGTTAAATTAAAATCGAACTATATCTAAATTTCCACCAATCAGAGGCAATAAattggtggccattttgtttaaagtgtgaaagtgaggctacgacaGGAACCGGTGTCCTTGATGTACTTAcataatattatcaaatttcatcaatatttttcGGACGATATCTAAATCCGGACCAATCAGATGTAAGgaaatggtggccattttgtttaaatgtgaaagtgaggttacaagagtgaCCGGTGTTCCATCATGTACCTACATATCTAATTTCATCAagatcggacaatatctaaatttgaaccAATCAGAGCTCAGTTGAtgcatggtggccattttgttaaaacgtGAAATTGAGGTTACATCCATGATGTACCTAGATATCGAATTTCATTACAATCTGACAATActttaatttggaccaatcagaggccagtaaTTGGTGgccattttaaaaatttgttataatgtgaaagtgaggtgACAAGAGTTGCCAATGTCCCGTGATGGACCTACAAACCAAATGGTTTtccatgatgtacatacaaatcaaatgtcattaaaatagGACAATATTTTGATTAGGAACAATCAGAAGTCAGGAAATGGttgccattttgttaaaaaaagttaaagtgaggtttggtttgtttttgtttaacatcctattaacagccaaggtaatctaaggacgtgccaagttttggaggtggaggaaatccggactacccggagaaaaaccaccggcctacggtcagtacctggcaattgccccacctaggattcgaactcgcaacccagtggtggagggctagtgataaagtgtcggtacaccttaaccactcggccaccgcggcctccTAAAGTGAGGTTACGAAAGTAACCgatgtcccatgatgtacctacataccaaatttcattgcaatcggacaatatctaaatttggaccaatttCCTCAAAATATAGGGATTAACTTGTTCAGATgtaaatcttcatgattttatgGGAATTAACTCACCCCATTTTCAATCTTGGAGGAAAAGGTTAATAATTTATACTTGCGcgaggaaaatcccattttttGTATTTGCCAGTGGAACCAAAATGCAAAtagagaaggaaaattgtttggttttttgctaaatctatttcaataaaagggcattttgagaatttcccttttgttcaaagtcatgatcagtgtctgTGTCAGTGGTCCATGTCAACGAAATTAGAAAATGtctataatgattttttttattcgaaaatgTTGCAACTTTTTATAAGTAGTGTCTGGAATCACTATAAAGTTCTTGATcgatcgatcatgaatagaatgggaaatatcaataattgctacattctaattgataattaattttaaaacatcatgACTAGAtgagcgagttatctccctttatctttCCCTGGtgaaaattaggtaattagcaagttttaaattgttttaagtgaatttgaacaatactttatgtaaatgaagcttTATCAAGTATAATACATCATGTTCTCcttttttaataacttttttcaACCCTTTTATCAGATAGCAATTTGcccggtttctgaaaaataactgGCATCTCTTAGTTTGGGGcctaggggccgcggtggccgagtggttaaggtgtcccgacactttaacactagccctccacctctgggttgcgagttcgaaacctacgtgaggcagttgccaggtactgaccgtaggccggtggtttttctccgggtactccggctttcctccacctccaaaacctggcacgtccttaaatgaccctggctgttaataggacgttaaacaaaaacaaatcaaatagtTTGGGGCCTGttatcattgtagtagttggtgactacctcaccgAACAACATGCAGGTGGGCTGTCGTATGCCGGCATCCAGGACCCAACCATGacagcactgaaaataaatatcttacTCTTACATGTTTGATTTTCTATGTTTTCTGTGATAATCACCCTTTTATTTTAATGtgggtctctttgtagtagttggtgcctatttcactgaacaacacatttGAGGCCCGTCGTACACCATCAACAATAAGGAAAGTACTGCaaagtgtcttgtccaaggacaACCGCAATGTACTGCGGTGTGAGGCCTTCAATTGCAATTAACTGTTCAAacttctttatttttttgtttctaCAGTATTTTTACTTCAGTAGAACACAAGAGGGAAATTGATTGCGGTCAGAGGCCTGCAAAGTAGAATGCGCCTCCTGATGTTAATATATTTTCCATGGCAGTGTGGGCCTTAAAATAGAAACATACATTGCGAACTGTTTACACAGGTCCCTGTGCAGCTGtattctacctgtgtgcagatggcatttcgaagactattttgtaaaattttcataattaaatcCTGTCATataattctttgatattgtcaaataatctctataaaacatttgtagtaagttaaaataaatcttaatacaaaagtaataaaatgtatacagtatatggttCCCCACCTATAATAATTTAAGTTGACTTAATGAGATATGATCAATATATATTAGttcaatttcttttaatttgtcaGAATTTATTTCTTGCACATTCTTTTCTtcaacatatttaaacaaaagGTTTAATTAAATATGTTACAGTTAGTATAGTATTTGAGGCAAAAGATATTCTCAACATTTACTGATTTCGCAGATGATATTTCCAAGGAGATTAACCTATTAGATAAATCCTATTAATTCTTTCATTTTGTCTgattattttctataataccttttgtataaagttgaaattattttaaaatcaaagtatcaaaacaaataatgttACCTTTATAACATGGTTTTTAACCCAAAATtactgaatttaacttaatgtgacataataacATAAGGTTTCTCGCAATCTTATTAAATGCGACAAAATGAATCAATTCACAATTGACATTATTTTAGTACTGtataattttgtcagaacaggtttgagaaaaaaaactgttattgaaaagaaattgatcaatatactgctagtgtgtactgaagtacatgtacagtagttccttgaaagttcgtgtcattgTAAGCTGCTATGTATatgatatgattctcgaaacgttgTTCctcgacataaacaaatatcagcttattaagatatcaaaacataaacatatatcaaCTAGGCCTAACgaaacagtaatttcattaaacaaacaaacaatacagaaaataaatattacatatttaaacgtcgacCGTCtttaaaacgttaatgaacacgtacATTTGTATGACATTTACAAGCTTACGCGAGTTTAGAtaatttgttatcgaaaagaactgaacgctggtctgggttgacgatgaataccCATTTCTGATCATGTCAAGCATCAAATTTGGtcatgatatgatataatattaaaaagtcctggtcctggcggtaaaatgtaatataactcACTTTGACTGCAGCTTAAGCCTtgagttgaacgagtaagcggcgtgaagtccctGGTGTTATTCCATCAACTCCCTGGGGAATCATTTCAGGgacaatacccgatgagttcaggatggcgttattctatagttgtcctttatatatgcggtCAAGCCGACCAAACCAGTTGTGTCAATAGTTTCTATTACGTATAAATTTCATACATCAATCTTAATGGACCTGTGTATGTTTCTGCAGGCTTTGAAAGACATCATTAAGATGATTCGCcctaaacaaatataaaaccagccGATCCATTATAATTTTAATGCTAAGAACTTTATATGCCTACCCGGTCTATCTGTTTAACCGCTAAACGAAATGGAAATGCCAGGtcttacgtcatcaaaacagttGGTCTATTAATAggaaaatacccctgtcgagtgggaaaatactgagaaggccattttcaaaacaatcttatGACCGTTCTcttaaagatatcgaaaaactaaacagatcTTTTTATttaggaaacatttatctatttacatgtgcatcatatatgtttctggatttttttcggaattttgagggcgatttaaacagaacttctctgtcaaagtgacgattttggcatgtttgacccaaaatatctcataaatacgaatttacacactcccaaatcgctacaatagccggcaaaaatcgcgaatgAGCTcaactatcattacgttccgtaaggaacgataacgagttatcgccccttactacacttcattctttatcaACAACAGAGCGATGACCATCAAGCTGTTGTGCCGTAATGATCCAGAACCTTGACACCAACTTAGCGGAACTACTTATTGCACAGCCGAGAAGAGGAGTTTCCTGCTCTCATTAGCAGTGACCGAAAGAGACATGTTGCACTCTGCTATGTTCTTCGACTTTTATACCGATGACAACATGCTTACATAGTTATCAAAATCTGAACATTCAATTAAATAGTGAAGCACATACATGGCACGTTGGCGGATTTCCTTGTTTTAAAATGAACGAATGAGTAGAATATGTTGCCCCAGTACGGAGCCAAGGAGGAAACCTTCCACTCTACGATCTTTCCGACTGGGAAtgtatgtttaaaattttaattgtaCTTTGCTGCTTGTGACGAGAGACGAGGGTTGTTTTCATTTACTTTGAACGGCTGAAGAAATATCAGTTTCAAAATCTGCATATGGttgtttaatatttgtttgacAGATATTTAAAGAACATGTTCTTAACTGTCAACAAATCCGATACCTATAGTTCCGACATGcctcggaatccaaagtaatgttatttgcATTAAGTTATTTTTAAGTTGTGACATATTCGAGAACCAAGGTTTTTTACGGGGATATTTTTATGATCTCGTTAC
This window of the Pecten maximus unplaced genomic scaffold, xPecMax1.1, whole genome shotgun sequence genome carries:
- the LOC117321064 gene encoding uncharacterized protein LOC117321064, which translates into the protein MRSGVLLIEVYRRQQAVNLMGTSSFAGLNVEVKPHASLNSSKGVIRCPALKNDSEADIVEYFQHVENIHVSEVRRIRSRRNGQTINTNTFILTFGVPQLHQTVTIGYQRHGVSAYIPNPLRCRNCQKYGHHEDRCGRNTVCELCGREGHTDNDQCNIVGKRCINCQGDHAASSRDCSAWKKEREVLRVKYTENISFPEARRIVESKDSTSPTFATIVKKSTADTISVKDTSIQAFEDQSAWGPYAPEMANQPKHKHKQLFGKASRWSATPNLQSLQNP